The following proteins come from a genomic window of Manduca sexta isolate Smith_Timp_Sample1 unplaced genomic scaffold, JHU_Msex_v1.0 HiC_scaffold_3859, whole genome shotgun sequence:
- the LOC119193273 gene encoding uncharacterized protein LOC119193273 produces the protein MEKHFTSGSDISVDSLEEEFNRKVIVKQVSEENVDTILVPFYEKDVLIKIPKDRKRKQKATKNYLVNKDRQKAKCATYLEIFRKQFTTKCVEKMPEKDEIRSLSPEFGDTERESIGEDNNPVSEFFNTESYNEIYYAKLMNSDVPQNFDNSYEDDYRFTDDIRSKSPDELADNNFRSISEVSQPRRRMRRNTVQPIQNVKLGGLGPDMEKIKPRLERARSLQRYSEKVRMENRLKIYKKSVQAEAEKKIEKELSARHRDSSKDCKNETMPLIYYRTKKDTNAGKCNGKVEYERDVQVKVRSATRAKPSITGTEHAEDVPPVQINFMVNVGRVRPSSTLKTLEEKHRMYQEQVKAFNIGQNNM, from the exons ATGGAGAAACATTTCACTTCTGGTAGTGATATATCAGTCGATAGTCTCGAAGAAGAATTTAATAGAAAAGTTATCGTGAAACAAGTATCCGAGGAAAATGTTGACACAATACTTGTCCCGTTTTATGAAAAAGACGTATtgataaaaataccaaaagatCGTAAAAGAAAACAGAAA GCAACAAAAAATTACCTTGTCAATAAAGACAGACAAAAGGCCAAATGTGCCACGTACTTGGAAATATTTCGCAAGCAGTTCACTACTAAATGTGTTGAAAAAATGCCAGAAAAAGATGAAATACGGTCATTGTCTCCCGAATTTGGTGACACTGAAAGAGAAAGTATTGGAGAAGACAATAATCCCGTATCAGAATTTTTCAATACCGAatcatataatgaaatatactaTGCAAAACTGATGAACAGTGATGTTCCccaaaattttgataattcttatGAAGACGATTATCGTTTTACGGATGATATAAGAAGTAAATCACCAGATGAACTTGCAGATAACAATTTTAGAAGCATTTCTGAGGTTTCTCAACCACGTCGTCGCATGAGACGTAATACAGTGCAGCcgatacaaaatgtaaaattggGAGGTTTAGGACCTGATATGGAGAAAATTAAACCACGGCTAGAACGCGCCAGGAGTCTTCAAAGATACTCTGAGAAGGTGAGGATGGAAAATCGtttaaagatttataaaaaatcagtcCAAGCTGAAGctgaaaagaaaattgaaaagGAATTATCAGCAAGACACCGAGATTCTTCAAAAGATTGTAAAAATGAAACAATGCCtcttattta ttaccgAACAAAAAAAGACACAAATGCAGGAAAATGTAATGGAAAAGTTGAATATGAAAGAGACGTTCAAGTGAAAGTTAGATCGGCAACTCGAGCAAAACCTTCCATCACAGGAACCGAACACGCAGAAGATGTTCCACcagttcaaattaattttatggtcAATGTCGGGAGAGTGAGGCCGTCAAGCACTCTTAAAACTCTAGAAGAAAAACACAGAATGTATCAGGAACAAGTAAAGGCGTTCAATATAGgccaaaataatatgtaa